Proteins from one Xiphophorus hellerii strain 12219 chromosome 8, Xiphophorus_hellerii-4.1, whole genome shotgun sequence genomic window:
- the lhfpl2a gene encoding LHFPL tetraspan subfamily member 2a protein — translation MCHVIVTCRSMLWTLLSIVAAFSELIAFMSTDWLVGFPRTHDSVYPHLATAAGEAYRPTLGIYGRCIKLAHMQRGILCGPYAVHFGEIASGFWQATSIFLAAGILLLCAVAFISIFTMCFQSIMKKSIFNVCGLLQGIAGLFLILGLMLYPAGWGSDKVQLYCGHDAAPYRAGLCSMGWAFYTAMGGTVLTFICAVFSAQAEIATSSDKVQEEIEEGKSLICLL, via the exons ATGTGCCATGTCATTGTCACCTGCCGCTCCATGCTGTGGACTCTGCTGAGCATCGTGGCTGCCTTCAGCGAGCTCATCGCCTTCATGAGCACTGACTGGCTGGTGGGGTTCCCCCGCACGCACGACTCCGTCTACCCCCACCTCGCCACGGCGGCCGGCGAGGCCTACAGACCGACTTTGGGGATCTACGGGCGCTGCATCAAGCTGGCCCACATGCAGCGGGGGATACTGTGCGGACCGTACGCCGTTCACTTCGGGGAGATTGCCAGCGGGTTCTGGCAGGCCACCTCCATCTTTCTGGCCGCGGGGATCCTGCTGCTGTGTGCCGTGGCGTTCATCTCCATCTTCACCATGTGCTTCCAGAGCATCATGAAGAAGAGCATCTTCAATGTGTGCGGACTGTTGCAAGGGATCGCAG GTCTGTTCCTGATTCTGGGTCTGATGTTGTACCCTGCTGGCTGGGGTTCCGACAAAGTTCAGCTGTACTGCGGCCATGACGCCGCCCCGTACCGCGCCGGGCTCTGCTCCATGGGCTGGGCCTTCTACACCGCCATGGGGGGCACCGTTCTCACCTTCATCTGCGCCGTCTTCTCGGCTCAGGCCGAGATCGCCACGTCCAGCGACAAAGTCCAGGAGGAGATCGAGGAGGGCAAGAGCCTGATCTGCCTCCTGTGA